Proteins found in one Arachis stenosperma cultivar V10309 chromosome 8, arast.V10309.gnm1.PFL2, whole genome shotgun sequence genomic segment:
- the LOC130945728 gene encoding uncharacterized protein LOC130945728, translating to MPAYQGDDLVGDIRVLHRVFWSYYLCIRVFRHCKPIVQVDGTHLYGKYKGCLLVAVSQDGNNNIVPIAFAIVEGETFEAWHFFLSNLRQHVVTRDGVGLISDRHESINAAVERSNGAWSPPRAFHMFCIRHIESNFLRKFKAPHLQKLVVNIGYSRTVREYEVRYQRLRDRGEAYTNWLNRIPREQYALAFDVGYRWGHMTTNLVECINSVLNGAHNLPITALVKATFYRLNELFTRKRAKAEARINAGHVFSEIVTSKLHANQLALGNIQVDRIPCRHVFACCANQRLDWRLYVHDVYKMDQVRRVYRARFRPLGNPTTWPAYNGPQFIPNPYLQRVEKGHPRMTRFLSEMDTRMLRCPRQCTLCGAEGHSRSRCRRSVGSNTNRDAP from the exons atgCCTGCATATCAAGGCGATGACTTGGTGGGTGATATTCGGGTACTGCATCGTGTATTTTGGAGTTATTACCTTTGTATTAGGGTATTCAGACATTGTAAGCCAATTGTCCAGGTGGATGGGACTCACTTGTACGGAAAGTATAAGGGTTGTCTGCTTGTGGCAGTTTCACAGGATGGCAACAACAATATCGTCCCGATTGCGTTTGCTATTGTTGAGGGAGAGACTTTTGAGGCATGGCATTTTTTCCTTAGTAACCTCCGTCAACATGTTGTTACTCGGGATGGAGTGGGTCTAATATCTGACAGGCACGAGTCCATCAATGCAGCTGTGGAGCGTAGTAACGGAGCTTGGTCACCTCCTAGAGCTTTTCATATGTTTTGCATCAGGCATATAGAGTCGAATTTTCTGAGAAAGTTCAAGGCACCGCACCTCCAAAAACTGGTCGTTAACATCG GATATTCCAGGACGGTGCGGGAGTACGAAGTGCGTTACCAGCGGTTAAGAGACCGCGGCGAGGCGTACACAAATTGGTTAAACCGAATTCCTCGCGAACAGTACGCATTGGCCTTTGATGTCGGGTACCGATGGGGTCACATGACGACGAATCTAGTGGAGTGCATCAACTCAGTTTTGAATGGTGCACACAATCTTCCCATTACTGCTCTTGTGAAGGCAACATTTTACAGGCTAAATGAGTTGTTCACCCGTAAAAGAGCGAAGGCGGAAGCCCGGATCAATGCTGGCCATGTGTTTTCTGAGATAGTGACATCGAAGTTGCATGCAAACCAACTTGCATTAGGAAACATCCAG GTGGACCGGATTCCCTGCAGACATGTGTTCGCATGTTGTGCCAACCAGCGACTGGATTGGCGACTGTATGTTCATGATGTGTATAAGATGGATCAAGTGCGGCGGGTGTACCGAGCACGGTTTAGGCCACTAGGTAATCCCACTACATGGCCTGCTTACAACGGACCTCAGTTCATACCAAATCCGTACCTGCAACGGGTGGAGAAAGGTCACCCTAGGATGACGCGCTTTCTGAGTGAGATGGACACGAGGATGTTACGTTGTCCTAGGCAATGTACTCTATGTGGTGCTGAGGGACATAGTCGAAGCAGATGCCGTCGGTCAGTTGGTTCAAATACCAACAGAGATGCCCCATAG